attttttaaaaaaatatttatttatttattttagagagaaagcatgtgccaTGCACAGGCATAAGTAGGAGGAGGggatgagggagagaatctcaagaagactgcactgaacacagagcccagtgagggcCTTGGTCTTTCACAAGCCCAAGAtctagacctgagctgaaattaagagtcagtcactcaattgactgagccactcaggtgacccaGTTTACacgatatttttaaatgactccatagattttaatgtatgtatgtatagttaTTGGcttaaataatacttttttttttttttgaggggagggagaaagactatttgtggggagaggggcaaagggagagggagagagagagagagaatcttaagtaggctccatgcccagtgcagagcctagcatggcactcgatctcatgatcttgagatgatgacatgaaccaaaatcaagagtccaatgcttaatgactgaaccacccagataccccaaatgGTACTTTAATGTTGGTCCTCATATTACCTCATTTATAAGAatttctctcttacaaataatCCAGTGCAGCTATGATTGAATgaagatgaattttaaattaaagcaaaaacaaaacaaaacaaagatctcCAAGAACTGACTACAGTTGTTTTAAAGCATAGAAGTTTGCGATATAATCCTTGGTTTAACAATACTTCAAATAGTTGAACAAAATATTACCGGCAATCTTGAATTCAAACTGGttccttttaattcattttcttaaataatttgtttCTCCTCAACTTACTAGGAGTTTCTCTAATCTGGGATCCCTCATTTCTCCCACACTCTCCTTGGATATGCTAGATAATTGTACAGGTTCAACCATTATCTCTGTGAAGAAATTCCCCAAGTCTCTAACACTGGGTCTATTCATCAAGGGCTTTTCAAGACCACTTTGTTCAGGTGATGAATTCCCTGCCTTGACTCTGAGGACATCCCTTCATTTTATGTTCATTGCAAGACAAAAGTATGGTGTGAAATGTATTCACACCATACTTTTGTAAGAGACATATAAGGGGAAGATAATTTTCTTCCCCTCATATGTCTCTTACAAAAGTAAAAAGgtgaataaaaaatgtaaactctATTTTCTGCAATACCAGAAGGAAGATGACATATGAGACTGTAAAACTACACCTCAGTGGTGCTGAAAGTGGTCGGCTCTTTTTTGATGCTGTCCAGGGAGAAGAATGGCCAAGGCTGAGAAGGCAGGGGGTTCGAGAATGTGGCATAATGGGGCAGAGTTTTGGAAACTCCAGCACGAATTTACTTCCTATGACTAATAGGTTCAACTGGAAGTGACAAGTCTGTTTTCTTGCATCAGAGGAGCTGCGGGACCAGAAGAAGGAGAGGACGGAACTAAAATGGAAGACCCACAGGGAAAAGATACTTGACATGTCTTCTATTACCATCTTGTCAGGATGCAAACTTCAGGCTGGACAAGGCCGCATAAGAAATtgcactgagtgaaataagtcaagcagagaaagtcaattatcatatggtttcacttacttgtagagcataaggaataacacggaggacattgggaaatgAAGATGAGAGGTGAATTGGGGGaattcagagggggagacaaaccatgagagactgtggactctgagaaacaaactgacggttttggaggaggggggctggggggttggatgagcctggttgtggggatggatgagcctggtggtgggtattatggagggcacgtattgcatggagcactgggtgtggtacataaacaatgaattttggaacactgaaaataaaataaaattaaatttaaaaaatatctaaatgattaaaaagaaagaaagaaagaaattgcactGAGGTAGTAGCCCAGCTTCTGGTCTGTCTGCCAATAGCTCTTAGTtaatggaaatttttcttttaacttggaGAATATGGTTCCATTTGGTCTCTGTGGTTAATGAATTGAACACATGAGAAATCCGCCATAGTAAACGGACATCCCATAGCCACCGGACAGTGGTGGGACTTAAAGGTCCCCAAAGGTCATCCTTTGTGAAAACCTGTCTCTTTTTGCCTGAAGCATTCTTTTTTAGTTAGGGTAGATTTTTAAGGGTAGATCTGTGCAGAGAAGGCCAAGGAACACCCCTTAGGTTCAGCTGGATCACATTTTCCATGTGTTTTAAACTGGTTGAGTCATGATGCCTTTAGGTGGGACATGTACTTTCCAGTTAATCTTAAATGCCTCCAGCCTCTGTTTACGATGTTCTAGCAGCTCCTCACATTCTTGTTACCTTCCCGGCCACCCAGGACATTTAGATgtaccccctcctctctcccttagATGGAGGCACTATCGCCAGAAAAGAATGTTCAATGTATCATTCTCTGATCCAATCTGCAGAAACTATTGGTTCACATACACTTTCTCCTTTTAGGAATATatttgctcaacatcactgggcCTATTTTGAACCAGGCATACTCGGCTCGATCCTTCGGAAGATACAGATACGTTTGAGACATTTTTACTAGCTCTCGAGGTGTAGAATCTAGTAGGGGAGGCAAAGGTGTCAGCTTCCAGAATGAGACTGCTGCAGCTGAAGGGCCgtcacagcagagggagagggaggaggggaggaattTGTGCCTGTAGGATGGAGGATGATTCATGTTTATTGTCAGAACATCAACTCAGTGTAGTTAGTGGAGGAGCCGCGTGACAGGATGAGGCCGGGACCTAGCCCTCCACGGCCTCAGTCCGTGAAAGGTGACAGTGATAACTTCATTATCTCCCCATGAGAGACGGGACGTTTGATGACTCTATAAAGCTTTCACGTGTTCTCTGCCATCTCTTCATTTTCGTTTCATATCACTCAGTTTCAGGCTGAGCTGTATCTGAAAATGAATTACCGCTCATCTTCCCAGCTTGGGTGTCTGCCCCATAGACATGGAATGAGAAGCACAAAGGTCATCTTAAATTTTtgagtagccacattaaaaagataaaattataaaaaaatataaaatataactatataaaatatatataatatataaatattaaaaatatatataaagatataaaaaagataaaattatcttAACAAGAGACCCAACTATTATCATTTCAGTCTTAAATGTACATGAAAAATgatgagatcttttttttaaaggttttatttatttgacagagagagagagagagagatcacaagtaggcagagagagaagggcaagcagcctccctgctaagcagagagcccgatgcagggctcaatcccaggaccctgggatcatgacctgagccgaaggcagaggctttaacccactgagccacccaggtgccccttatattttactttttacacTAAGTCTTTGACATCTGGTGACAGCTTTGTTTTGGACAAAGCTCGTTTCAGTTGTTCAGGGTTTTCATGTGCCAGTGACTGATGTCTTGGTCAGTACGGATTTAAATGTCCATAGAGCTTCTCCACATGCCTTGGAGCATGCATGGGTGTTAGTGAAATAAAATGTTAGGCATAAATAATCTGTCTAATGTTTGAGGTTTGGGGAAACAATATATTTCCTAGCTGAAcatattccctttcttttcttttctttcttcttcttcttcttcttcttctttttttaatagaaaatcgCTTGCAGTGGTTCTTTCATAATAATGGCCCTTCAGCTCCCCAAGACCATATTTCAACAAGATGTTGCCATTTTTACCATGAGACAAACCCCTAAGCTAGgaagaaatttgttttttctcacGTACATGATAAACCTCTGAAATGGAGAAGTCTAGTATTTACACTTAAAATCTTGTGATGTAATAAAATACCTAAGTAGGTTTCATTTGAGGAACTTCATCTGCCGTGATTGCATTTTACTTTCCTGATCATGCACCACCTGTCTTTACTTCTGTCACTCCGTGCTCATTCTCATCAGTGCACACACTACCTGAGTGCTCTCTACCTCCGGTAAGTAGAaaaatgtttggaagagtcatttgggttttttgCTTACGTGACACTTCTTTCTTATATTTATGCTCtggatacaaaaataataaatctattcAGCCAGTCACATATGTTTAAGACCTAAGTCATATTAGACAAGTTATCTTAGCAAACTTATCTAACTCTATCACTCAGCTGTCCCACTTAATACAACCTCCAAAAGAGATGTCTACTAAGGAAGAGTACTAAGAAGGTGATGAGGGGTTCTGCCAGCAAGCTTATAGAACACCTTCCTAGAAACTACTATATGCAAAGCTAAACTATGTCAGTGactctaaaataaaaactcatgtAATCCACATCATAACGTTATGAGACAAAGAATATTATTACCCTGAGTTTTACAAGTTGGGAAACTGGGGCACAGAAATGCTATATAGTTAGTAAGGATTTGGACAAGGCATTTGACTTCAGAGGCTGTGCTCTCAACTGCTACCACATACCACCCTTTCCACTCATCTGTGTAAGCAAATCCATGTTATTCCCAGCTTGCATTCTCCTGAGCCTAAAAGGCAAACAGGACCACATAGTTGCATCAAACacacaggaaatattttattagtttccagATGGAGAACAGGGTATAGTCCAAATACTTCAATAGTAATCTATGGCTCTCCGCAGTGAGCCCACTCGGGCACTCGTGGCCCCCCAGTCGTGGTAGCGCCTGTAGTCCCCCGGTCTCAGCAGGTACTGCCGTCCCCGGTAGTTGGGCAGCTCGTAGAGGATCCAGCAGCCCTCCAGCACGTGGAAGGAGTGGATCTCACTGAAGTGGAAGCGGTCATGAAGCGAGGAGCAGTCCTCAGTGATCTCTACCATCTGGCCCCTGTAGTCCTCTCGCTCGTAGATCCTGATCCTGTGGGAGCTGGTCTGTGGGTTTAGTAATGAGCAGATGAGGAGAAGTCAGAAAACCTAGCCCTTTGCAACCAGTCACACACCCCACAGGGGGAACGGACATCTCTTTATCTTTTCTATATCAAAGATGACAAGTTTTAAAGATAGGCAACACCAGGGCAGCTGTGTACAGTTAAATAAGTTGTACGTTGCAAAACTGAAGAAAGCATCATTCTCCTAGATCAAATTATGCATGCATTCCCTAGCGTTTCTAGGGTCCCAACCTATATAAATCATACATGCTGGCCCTAGTTAGTATCACTCTTAAGTAACtatgtatatctatatttctCTGACCTTTATGGGCTTATAGTGGACTGAAGTGATCATTGGAtggcataaaaataattaaatatttaaataaaaattttaaaaggatcccTTGGAAAAGAAAGTTATAATTTTGATCTCAAGAGTATTAGAAGAAGCTAGTGGGAAAGGAAGCCAAGTTGCTTTTCCTTCAGGTGAAGTCGCAGACTGGCAGCAATTCGAAAAGAAAGTATAGCCCAGGTGACCCCTAGTCCCTTTCATCTACTTTAAGCCCTGCTACTCTGAGATCCTGAAAGGCAAGAGGCATCACAAAGATGAGATTTATTTGTCAGTTCTAATACACGCTTCTGCAAGTCTGCTTATGTAATGAACCAACATGGGGGCCAAAGATCATGAAGGAGACCTGCCCAGGACCAAGGGAGcataaaaccttagaaaaaatGTGAAGT
Above is a genomic segment from Mustela lutreola isolate mMusLut2 chromosome 3, mMusLut2.pri, whole genome shotgun sequence containing:
- the LOC131828194 gene encoding gamma-crystallin F encodes the protein MGKITFYEDRGFQGRHYECSSDHPNLQPYFSHCNSVRVDSGCWMLYEQPNYAGCQYFLRRGDYPDYQQWMGLSDSVRSCRLIPHTSSHRIRIYEREDYRGQMVEITEDCSSLHDRFHFSEIHSFHVLEGCWILYELPNYRGRQYLLRPGDYRRYHDWGATSARVGSLRRAIDYY